The genomic DNA TAGCTTCTGGTCTGCCTGGGAGGGGGATGAACTGTTAGGATGTGGAGCGTTGAAGCAGCTTGATCCTTACAGCGGTGAGATTAAATCAATGCGGACTGCCAATGGTCATCGGCGGAAGGGTGTTGCTGCCAAAATTCTGGAACACATTATTCAGGAAGCCGAGCAGCGAGGGTACGATCGCCTCTATTTGGAAACCGGATCGTTTTCAGAATTCGCCCCAGCCCGTGCCCTATACGAGAAATATGGCTTTGAGTTCTGCGAACCGTTTGCGGATTACACCGACGATCCGAATAGCGTCTACATGACTAAATTGCTCTAGAAATTGCCTTAGAATTTATGGAAAACTAGAACTTACGGAAACCATCGGTTGAGTGCTGTAGTCTTTAGAAGACTGCGATCGTATCCTCATTAGGAAGACTTCAGTGAATCAATTCTTTACCAGCTTCGTCAGAATTGAAAAATCGCTTCAGATTTTGGCTATTGTCGGTGTCTTGCTGCTGCTGGGATATGTGGGACTTGAAAGAAATACAGGCGATCAGACGTCTGCCCCCATCTCGTCACCCGCCAGCCAACAGTGAAGACGGGTTTAGGAATTGGATTTTGACAATTGGATGATGGCTGCGACACATCGCGATTCGGGTAATTTTGATTTAATAAAATCACCAAATTAAAAATTCTCCGTTATGGGGTGGCTATTCTCATGAGTCGTTTGACTTTTGGGACGATCGATCGCGTCGAGGCAAAAGCTTAACCTTTTCTCAACCTAAAGATGATGCGCTGCTAATCTGGCGATTACCTGATCTTGAGGCTATCCCTCTAGGCTGATGCTTAGATGTTGCGCTACACCATTCCCATGTTCCAAGCCTCCACGACGATCGCCCCGACGCACCTCCCCGATCTGCGCCAGCTGCTTGAAGAAGTTTATCGGGGGCGCAGTCTTCAGCCCTATCGGAGCGGACAGCCGATTCGGATGCAGCCGGATGAAATTTTTGTGGTTTGCCGAGGGGTGGTACAGGTGGGCACGCTCTACGATACGGGGGAGGAGGCTCTGCTGGGGCTGGTTTGTCCTTCGATGCCGTTTGGTTTGCCCCTGGCGATTATCCGTCCCTATCAGGCAGCTGCCCTGACGGATGTAGATGTGATGCGGCTGCGCTGGGCAGAGGTGGAACAGTCTCCCGCTCTTTCACAGGGTGTTTTTCGCCATCTGACTCGAAGATTGCAGCAAACGGAGGCTCTGCTATCAATGGTGGGGTATCGGCGCGTAGAGGAGCGCCTGCGCCATCTGCTGATGCTATTGCAACAGGAAGTCGGGCAACCCGTTCCAGAGGGCACGAGGCTCACGGTTCGGCTGACCCATCAGCAGCTTGCCAATGCGATCGGCACAACGCGAGTCACCGTTACCCGTCTGCTAAGCCAACTTCAGGAGGAGGGCTGGCTGATGGTGGATAGCTCCCGCCATGTGATTCTGCCGCCCCATGCAACGATCGCTTAGGTGATTTGCTTTTTATCTACATAAAGGCTGTAGTCAGCCCGTCTAAATGCCGCTAGCTTAGGCGTTAGGTTAGGCATGAGGCGGACGGAGCAGTAATTATGGACGGCAGAGAAGGCAAACCCCCTGTTAAAACGCCCGACTGGGTAAAGCACGCAGTTTTTTATCAAATTTTTCCCGATCGCTTTGCGCGGGGAGCCAGACCGGACAATCCCGATCTGGTAGACATCCAGTTTGAGGGCTGGGAATCGCCGCCGTCTTTGCAGGGCTACAAGGGTGGAAATCTGTGGGGCGTAACGAAACAGCTCGATTATTTGCAGGGGTTGGGCATTACGGCAATCTACTTTACGCCGATCTTTCAGTCTGCCAGCAATCACCGCTACCATACCCACGACTACTATCAGGTCGATCCAATTTTGGGGGGCAATCCGGCTTTCTTCCAGATGCTCGAAGCGGCACACAATCGCGGCATCAAGGTCGTCCTGGACGGCGTATTTAACCATGCCAGTCGTGGCTTCTTCTTCTTTCACGACATCCTGGAAAATGGACCCTATTCCCCCTGGGTCAACTGGTTTAAGATTCAGGGCTGGCCCCTGTCTCCCTATAACGGTGAGCATCCGGCAAACTATGTCGGCTGGGCAGGCAATCGGGCGCTGCCGGAGTTTAACCACGCCAATCCGCAGGTACGCGAATACATTATGGAGATTGGCGAATTCTGGGTGCGATCGGGGATTGATGGCTGGCGGTTAGACGTGCCCTTCTGCATTCAGGAGCCGGGATTCTGGCAGGAGTTTCGCGATCGCATCAAAGCAATTAACCCCGAAGCGTACATTGTGGGGGAAGTCTGGACAGATGCGCGAGAATGGCTCGACGGCACGCAGTTTGATGGCGTGATGAATTATCTGTTTACGGGTCCAACGATCGCATTTGTGGCGGGCGATCGAGTAATTCCCGAAATGGCAGAGGATCGCAGCTATGAGCCTTATCCGGCGATCGATGCGGGACAGTATGCAACTAAGATGCAGCGTTTGCTAAAGCTCTATCCCTGGGAAATTCAGCTTGCCCAGCTTAATTTGCTGGCAAGTCATGATACGGCAAGGCTGATTTCGATGGCGGGAGGCGATTGGGATAGCGTCAAGCTGGCAAACCTGCTGCTGCTGACCTTCCCCGGTGCGCCCAGCATCTATTACGGTGATGAAGTGGGCTTGGAGGGCGGACTCGATCCCGACTCGCGACGTGGCTTTCCGCTGGAGGCAAGCTGGAAGCTGGATGTGCTGACCTGTCACCGCCAACTGATTGCTCTGCGCCATGCCCATCCCGCCCTCCGGACTGGAAACTATCAAATCCTCGGCTCCGAAGGAATGATCTATGCCTTTGCCCGCATTGGCAGCGGCGAAGCCCTGATCGTAGCAGTCAACGCCGGAACCACGCCCGCCAAAATTACGCTGGAAGGAATTGGCAATCAGCTTTCGCACCGCTCCTCGGAACTCCTATACGGACAAGGTGAAGCCCGATGGACTGGAGACACGCTAACGCTTGAGCTGCCAGAGCGATCGGGCTTGGTGGTGGGTTAATTTTTAGCGATAAATCGATCGAGTGTGAGTGTGATGCATTTCTCCTCGTTCCAATGCTCTGCGTTAGAATGCCTTTGCTGAGGCTCTGCCTCCTTCCATTATTTAGCAGCAGAGCCGCATCCGGGCAGCATCCAGGCTGAGCCTGGACACCAGATTTCTATCAGATGTAGTGCTTTACAACAGATAGAGCAGAACAAACAAAATCACCCAGACCACATCCACAAAGTGCCAGTACAGCTCAGCGGCTTCAATGCCAAAGTGGTGTTGGCTCGAATAGTGGTTTTGAGAGCGCGATCGCCACAGGACTGCCAGAATCAGGATCAGCCCGAACAGGACGTGCAAACCGTGGAAGCCCGTCAGCACATAGAAGGTACTGGCGTAGAGGTTCGTTTTCAGCCCGAATTCGAGATGGAAATATTCATAGAGCTGACCGACCAGGAAGATTGCGCCCATGAGTCCGGTTGCCGCAAACCAGGCGCGGAATTTGGCGACGTTATTATTTTTGATCGCGGTGTCTGCCTGATGAATCACAAAACTACTGGACACCAGCAGAATCGTGTTGATTCCCGGCAGTAATAGCTCCCGTTCCGGCGTGCCTTCCGGGGGCCAGCTCGGATAGACGGCGCGGAAGGTGAGATACGCCACAAATAATCCCAAAAAGATCATGCTTTCCGCCACCAGGAACACAATGATGCCAAAAATGCGGTGATCGGGATGTTCTTCGTGGGCGGCTGCGCTGTCAGTTTGGTATTGCTGCCCCACGCGATCGACAGCCGTTCCTTCGATTGATCCTTGCATAGGTTCTCCTAACAATTGCTACGACTGGTACGACGGAAGACTACGACAGCGGTGACGAATCGGGCTGAAGTTCGGGCGAGGTGAGCGGCGGCTCGTTTTCGCGGTTGTCATGCTCCGGGTCTACGCCGTAGTCATAGGGACCGTGGGTGATAACGGGCAATACCTCAAAGTTTTCGATCGCTGGAGGAGAAGTGGTCATCCATTCCAGGGTCAGAGCGTTCCAGGGGTTATCGGCAGCGGGTTTGCCTTTCCACCAGCTCCAGATCGCGTTAATCAGGAAGGGGAAAGTCGAAACGGCAAGAATGTACGCGCCTACGGTTGCCATCTGGTTCAGCGAGGTAAAACGCGGATCGTACATCGCAATCCGGCGATTCATGCCCATCAGTCCCAGCTTGTGCATCGGCATAAATGTGAGGTTCATGCCGATCAGCGTCAGGACGAAGTGAATTTGACCGAGGGGTTCGTTCATCATGCGTCCGGTCATCTTGGGAAACCAGTGGTAAATTGCCGCGAAGATGCCAAACACACTGCCGCCGAACAGGACGTAGTGAAGGTGAGCGACGATGAAATAGGTATCGTGAACGTGGATGTCAAACGGAACGGAGGCGACCATTACACCGCTAATTCCGCCGATGACGAACATCCCCACAAAACCCATTGCGAACAGCATGGCGCTATTCAGGGAGATCTTGCCGCCCCACATGGTTCCGAGCCAGCTAAAGATCTTAATTCCCGTCGGAACTGCGATCACCATTGTTGTGATCATAAAGAACATCCGCAGCCATGCCGGAGTGCCGCTGGTGAACATATGGTGTGCCCACACAATCAGTCCCAGAAAAGCGATCGCCACACTGGAATAAGCGACAGCCCGATAGCCGAACAGCGGCTTACGCGAGTGAACCGGAATAATGTCTGAGATCGCCCCAAACAGCGGCAGGATCATAATGTAGACCGCCGGGTGGGAGTAGAACCAGAACATATGCTGATAGACGATCGGATCACCGCCGCCCAGGGGGTTAAAGAACGCCGTCCCCACCAGCAGATCGAACGCCAGCAGAATCAGCGCACCCGCCAGAACCGGAGTCGAAAGCAGGATTAGCGCCGACGTAGATAGCATCGACCAGCAGAAGACGGGCATATCGTTTAAGCCCATGCTGGGAACACGCATTTTCAGAATCGTTGTCAGGAAGTTGATCGCCCCCAGAATCGAGGAGGTTCCCAGAATCAGCAGGCTAAAGATCCAGATACCTTCGCCCACTTTCCCGCTCACCAGACTCAGGGGCGGATAGGAAGTCCAGCCTGCCTGCGGTGCTTCAATCAGCAGACTGCCGACCAGCATCACGCCACCGATCGGAATCATCCAGAAAGCGAGGGCATTCAGCTTGGGAAATGCCATGTCTCGCGCCCCAATCATCAGCGGAATCAAGTAGTTCCCCAGTCCAGCTCCGGCAGGCACAATCCACATGAAGATCATGATCGTGCCGTGCAGCGTCAGCAGGTTGTTGTACATCTCCGGCGGAACCAGATCGGAGGCAGGCGTTGCCAGCTCGGTTCGCATCACGTCCGCCATGACACCGCCGATGAGGTAGAAAATAAACGACGTGACGAGATACTGAATCCCGATCACTTTATGGTCTGTGTTGAAGGTGAAGTAGTCCTGCCAGCGGCGCTCTTTGTGGGCATGCCCGTGCTGCTTAGCGGCTGGGGGATTTGCAACGATCGGCATTTCTGCGTTTGTCATATGCTCGGTTGCCAATAGAAAAACCAGTAGGAAAACAGAAAAATTACAGTTAAATCTCTTGTGAGGTGGGCATCCTGCCCGCCTTTCCGGTTCTCAAGATCTCTCGTGCACCAGGATTGTTGGTCAGGAGTGAAATGTTTTGCACTGGGCGGACGGAATCCACCCCACAAGAGAGGAGAGAATTTGGGGGGTTTAAGCCGCAGGCTGCGCGGGCTGGAGAGACTTCAGAGCCTCAGCAGTAATGCCAAGCTGATCCGCAACAGGAGCCAACCGATCGATATCCGTTCTTTCAGTCAGAGCTGCCACCGTTTGATCGCCGCCTTTCTGAGCAACCACCTGGGATTGAAGCCACTGATCATAAGCTTCCTGACTATCGACGTAGAGCTTCGCGCCCATCGCGCCGTGATAGGGTCCGCAGAGTTCGGCACAGACGATCGGGTATTCACCTTCTCGTTTAGGCTGGAACCGCAGTTCGGCAGGTTGACCGGGGATCGCATCCTGCTTCAAACGAAACTCCGGCAGCCAGAAAGCATGGAGAACGTCCTGCGCTTTGATCGTTAGCTTCACGTCGGAGTTGACGGGGATATGCAGTTCTCCCGAAGTAACGCCGCTTTCCGGGTAGGTGAAGATCCAGGCGTACTGGAGTCCCATCACATCGACGCTCAGGTCAGGCTCTTTGCCCTGCGTCTGGGGATCTGCGCCCACCCCTAAAGCCAGATGGTGGTGCATTGAGTGGGTTTTGCGCTGCTGACCGTTGACGATCGGCGTTGCCATATCAGTATCTGCCATAGCCACCTGCACTTCCGGCGTGGCTTCGATCGCATCCGGATCAAATCCGCCTAGATTTCGGTAGACATCAAAGCTATATACACTGAGGAACAGCACGATAAATACCGGGATCGCAGTCCAGACAATTTCCAGGGGAATGTTTCCGGCGATCGGCGGACCATCCGTATTGTCCCCTTTGCGGCGACGGAAGCGAATGGCGCTGACAATAATTGCACCTTCCACGAGCAGGAAGATTCCAGTTCCCACAGTCAGCATCGTGTTGAACAGTCCGTCAACCAGACCGGCATCGTCGGAAGCCTGCACAGGGAGCAGCCCATGATTTTGTCCATACCAGATGCTCACCAGCGTCAGGGCAATGCCAGCCAGCATCGTGAGGATACTATTCGGAATGTTTTTCACGGTGAGTCAGAGAGTAGAAATTACACAGCACACAGTCATTATTGGAGGTGACTATGATGATTGGGATGATTGGAGGGAGGCTTAGGGAAAGCCATCTAACGCTTCCAGTCGGAAGGGCAGATTGGAGCGGAACCGAGTTTTTGAATGGTTTGAGTGGATTGAGGATCAAACTAAGATGTAAAGAAATCTAAAACTAACGGTTGCGATCGAGAAATTGAACATTCACGATCAGTCGGAGCGTATCACTTTAACTTTATAGGAGTCTTTACAGAAGTATAGACAGGATTATCAGTTTACAGGACGGGTAAAAATGTCCATCAGCACAACTCACCTCCCACGTTAGCGAAATATCCTCCTTTTAACCATTCCCCGAAAGAAAGAGGAATCCACTTGGCATGGCTCTGAGGGAGGATTGTTGCTCGTTTTCTTAAAGATTTCTTTGGGATCATTCGCCCACCAATTCGATTAGTTTGCTAGCCATCAGAATCTATCGCTAAAAACGGATGAACCGCGCCGCGATCGCTATGATGGAGGAAAGGACTCTGCCGATAGTTCAACCGCTGCCAGCTCCCATCATGCTGGTAAAACGACCTGGTAAAACAGCCTGGTAGAAAAGATTGTGCAGTTGGCAGGGAGGTTGCCTGAGTCATTCAACCATCATGCGAGCTGAAGATAGTCCTTGAAAAAATTGCCCTGCTCCACCTGTTCCTGTGAATTTTGTTCATGCAGTTATCGAGCTACAGGATTTTTAGAGAAATGTAAACTTCTCTTGCCTAAAATCAAAAGAAATTCCGAAACATCAGAGCTTTTAGGTTTTGCCTATCTAAAGTAAGGACTAAAGCAGTTCAGTAGATTGTTCTGACTCCGTATCGTCATCCTGCCTGAGATAGAGATCTAGAAATATCAATAAAGCAAAAGAGAGCAGCGCTGCTTGATAAGGAAGCCCCTAAGATAGAGCCTCCTTCTTTTGATGCTTCTGTTTTCCATCTTTTGATAGATTGCCCATCAATATCTGCTTTTAGTCTTATTTCTCCTAGTAAAAGTAATGGTTTTAATGCAAGAAAGGAGGCATGGCGGATGACTGATTCACTGCATTCCCAACTGCGTCCAGAACTAAATTCGGAAATGCTAACTCCTACCTCTTTAGAAGCCTCTTTAGAAGTGACTGAAACCTCTTCCAAGTCTGTCAAAGCCAAGTTCACTCCCCAGGATCGCGTCCGTCGATTGGTCTGGAAGATGGCGATCGCAACCCTGATACTGATGGCGATCGGGAGTGCAACCCGCGTGATGAATGCTGGACTCGCCTGCCCTGACTGGCCCCTCTGCTATGGCACGCTATTCCCGGCACAGCAAATGAATCTCCAGGTATTTCTGGAATGGATTCACCGCCTTGATGCTTCCCTGATTGGGCTGATGGCGATCGTCCTGGTCGGCTATGCCTGGTGGAAACGCGCCGCCTTGCCCAAATGGACTCCCTGGGTTGCCACCCTTGCCCTCGGTCTTATCGTGTTTCAGGGCGTCCTGGGCGGACTCACCGTGACGGAAATGCTGCGGTTTGATATTGTCACCGCTCACCTGGGAACGGCACTTGCCTTCTTTATCACCCTGCTGGTAATGGGAACTCTGCTGCTACCCCATCAGCCCACAGGAACGGTCGGCAAACTGCCCTGGCTCAGCCTCACTGCCGCTGTCCTGATCTATCTGCAAAGCATCTCCGGTGCACTGGTTGGTTCTCGTTGGGCACTGCACCAGTGTCTCGTCGTGACTCAGCTATGCAGCGTTATGAACATCCACCTGCTAGGCATCATTCCCGCAACGCTGATGACCCTGGCAGTTGTGATTGCCGCGTGGCGTACTCCCGCCCTCAATCGATCGCTGAGACAGCTTGCTAACCTGACCGGACTGCTGCTGCTCCTCCAGCTCACCCTCGGCTTTGCCACCTTCCGCCTGCACCTCCAGGTCGAACTCCTCACCATCTCCCATCAAATGGTTGGCGCGTCTCTTTTGGGTTCCCTGATCTGCTTCGCTGTCCTGGGACTTCGCGATCGCAGCAGAGCTAACCAACCCACTCCTCGCATCACAGAGGACTCCCCCCAACCCGCCTAACTCCCTACTCCCCACTCCCCTACACCCCCGATCCTTCATTCTCCCAATTGATACAGGTAAAGACGTAATGCAAGAAACCACCTGGACAGAAACTCCTCGACACCACCAGAACCTCTGGCAGGTGATGCAGAGTTACTGGCAACTGACCAAACCTCGGATTATTGTTCTCCTCCTGATTACCACCGCAGGTAGTATGTGGATTGCCGCACAGGGCAAGGTTGATCCTGTCCTGCTGCTTGTAACCCTGGTGGGCGGTGCGCTGGCAGCTGCTTCAGCCAACGTCATCAACTGTTTGTACGATCGCGATATCGACTACGAAATGGAACGGACGCGCCATCGTCCCCTGCCGTCGGGTCGAATTCAGCCCCTTCATGCGCTGCTGTTTGCGATCGCCCTTGCTACGATTTCCTTTAGCCTACTGGCGGTGTTTGCCAATCTGCTGAGTGCCTGCCTGGCGATGTCTGGGATCGTCACTTACGTCCTGGTCTACACCCACTGGCTGAAGCGTCACAGTACGCAGAATATTGTGATTGGGGGTGCCGCCGGTGCAATTCCTCCCCTCGTTGGCTGGGCAGCGGTTACGGGTGATCTAAGCTGGGCAGCTTGGGTGTTTTTTGCGATCGTCTTTTTCTGGACTCCGCCGCACTTCTGGGCACTGGCAATGATGATCGAGAAAGACTATGCCAAAGTCGGTGTGCCGATGTTGCCCTGTGTTGCCGGACGCGAAACCACCGCGAAGCAAATCTGGATCTACACGCTGCTAATGCTGCCGATTACGCTGCTGCTGGTCTATCCGCTGCACGTCATGGGACTCTTCTACGCGATCGTTGCTGTCGGTCTCGGCGCTCTGTTCCTGGCAAAAGCCTGGGCTTTATTGAGCGACCCAATGGATCAGCAAGCCGCCCGATCGCTGTTCAAGTATTCCATTCTTTACCTGATGCTGCTGTCTGCGGGGATGGCGATCGACAGTCTCCCCTTCACCCAAACCCTGAACAGCACGATCGCCGAAGGACTGAACACCGTTATCAGCAGTCTACCGATCAGCCTGTAGCATTTCTCTCAATTCATCGATTCAAATCATCAATTCAAACTTGTGATCTTAGTTTGACTGACACGATCGAACAGAGGCGGGACACCCCGCCTTTTTTCTGTCTTTCTGCAAGCGATCTAAACCCTACAGCCCCTAAATCTTCCACAGGTGGGGGACTTTGAAACCGCTGGCTATGGATGAACCAAGGGTTAGCTGCTATTTATGGAACAACTCGATCGCCCACAGAGATAAACTGGTTAACTGTCCGCCAACCAAACCCCAAAATCTTCCTGCTCCCCTGCTCCCCCACTCCCCACTCCCCACCACCCCAAATGCACGGCTTCCTCAACCTCAACAAACCCGCCGGACTCACCTCGCACGACTGCGTTGCCCGTCTGCGGAAAATCCTGCGAACCAAAAAAGTTGGACATGGGGGAACCCTCGATCCTGCCGCAATGGGGGTACTGCCGATCGCCGTTGGGAAAGCAACGCGCCTGCTGCAATACCTGAGCCACCGGAAATCCTATAAAGCAACGATTCGGTTTGGTCTGCAAACGGCAACGGATGATTTGGAAGGGGAAGTACTATCACAGTCTGATGCCTCTGAACTCACCCTCGATCGCATCAAGGCATCCCTATCGCAGTTTCAGGGCACGATCGCCCAAATTCCCCCCAGCTACAGCGCAATTCAGGTGGGCGGCAAACGACTTTATGAGTTAGCGCGATCGGGCGAAATAGTCGAGGCTCCGGTGCGAACCGTCCAGATCGATCGCCTGGAGATTATCGATTGGCGACCTGGAGAATTCCCTGAACTGGATTTAGAAATTGATTGCGGCACGGGCACCTATATTCGATCGATCGCACGAGACTTAGGGGATGTCGTCGGAACAGGTGGCACTCTAGCCAGCCTGCTCAGAACGCGCAGCAGCGAATTTTTTCTTCAGGACAGCCTCACCCTGGAGGTCCTTGCCGATCGCATCGAATCCAACACCCTCCAAATGATTCCGCCCCCGATTGCTCTGAGACAAATGCCGATCGCCGTTCTGCCGCCCGATCTGACTTTAGCCTGGTCACAGGGAAAGCGATTGCCGCTAGAAGTCATGCAAATCGATCGAGCAGCCAGCACTTCCCATTTTCAAATGCAGGATCAGGCAGGGCATTTCCTCGGCATCGGTGAAATCATGCAGAAAAGTTCTGCTGAGGCGATCGATCAAACCAGTCCTGTTTTGCAGCCGAAACTGGTTTGGGATTTACCGATAATCTAGACCTGGCTTAATCGATTATCCAGACGATCGGCGTATCCGGTTAATTCCACATAGCCTTTGCCGTGTAGTGGTCGATCGGCTACCTCTCCCTCAAACGACACTGCGCCTTCCCAGTAGGTTGCCGTTGAGGTGTTGAGTTCCTGATCCGCCAGCATGGATTTTGCCTGTAGGCTCAGGTTCAGCTTGGGGATTTCAATTTGCCACTTTGCCGGGTAAGATGCCTTGCTGCGGTTGCTTTTCCAGGTGTCCAGCACATCGATCGTCCAATCCTCCTTTGTCAGCGGCTGAGTGGTTCCGTCCGGTGCAATATAGGTTCCCGCTGAAGTGGACTCGATCGCCCCATCCTCATGTCTGAGCAGATACAGCATCAGCGCCGAGCCGTTATCAAACTGCATGGAGAACCAATCCCAGCCTACGGTTCCTGGCGTAAGCGAACTGGTGGAATACTCGTGATCCTTCCAGTTGGTTCCACTAACGCGATAGGATTTGTCGCCCAGCACGATCGTCCCTTCAGTCGGCTGCTGTACCAGCGAGTAGTAGTAGGACGCATTCCCCGGTTCCCGTCCCTTCACGCTCAATCCCCGATCGCCCTGAAGAATCGGCGGCAGGGTTTGACTCACGACCAGATCGATCGCCGCATCGTCGGATTTTGCTTGCAGGCGGACTTTTCCGGATTCGAGTTCTGTTGCAGACCAGTCTTGCAGCCAAACGTGATAGGGCGAAGTTTCTGCCCCCGCCAGTTGGATATTGCCCCGGCTAAACCGCTCGTAGGGATAGAAGTGTTTGCCCTGAATATCGCTGAGGGTAAAGTGCGCCGAATAGATTTGATTGCCGCGCAGATGAGAAGCCGTGATTTCTGGACTAGACGTTAACGCCTGCCGAAAGAAGGTCAACTGAAAGCCAAACGGACGACCCTCCTCGGTTTCCAGATTGCCCGTGTAGTACCACCACTCGGTTTGATAGTCTGGATGTGCCCCAAAATCCGCCGGAAAATCCCACGATCGCGGTTCAGTTGCCTTCTTGAAATTTGCCGACTCTCCGGGAAAATCCAGCCAGGTTAACTGAGTGCTGCTTGCCCATACAGGCGAATTAATCAGGAAAGAGGCACAGGCAATAAACAGGATCAATATTAATTTCATTGCTTTTTTCACTTCAGATCACTCCTGTCTAACTGCCGCTGCAATATTCATTCGTCCCATCCGAAACGCCGGATACAGACCTGCCATCAAAGCCGCGATCATCGCCACCAGAAACGCCTGCCAGAAATACTTGCCCTCCAGCGCCATCTGTAGCGTCCAGCCGAACGATCGCACATTAATCACATAGATCAAAATCCACGCCAGCACATAGCCCAACGGCATCGCAAATAGTCCCGCCATTGCGCCCATCAGTCCGGTTTCCAGCAGGGTTAAGCCGCCGAACTGTCGCGGAGTCATGCCCGTGGCGCGAAGGATGCCAATCTCACGGGTGCGTTCAAGCTGCAAACTCATCAGCGTACTCAACACG from Leptolyngbya ohadii IS1 includes the following:
- a CDS encoding COX15/CtaA family protein encodes the protein MTDSLHSQLRPELNSEMLTPTSLEASLEVTETSSKSVKAKFTPQDRVRRLVWKMAIATLILMAIGSATRVMNAGLACPDWPLCYGTLFPAQQMNLQVFLEWIHRLDASLIGLMAIVLVGYAWWKRAALPKWTPWVATLALGLIVFQGVLGGLTVTEMLRFDIVTAHLGTALAFFITLLVMGTLLLPHQPTGTVGKLPWLSLTAAVLIYLQSISGALVGSRWALHQCLVVTQLCSVMNIHLLGIIPATLMTLAVVIAAWRTPALNRSLRQLANLTGLLLLLQLTLGFATFRLHLQVELLTISHQMVGASLLGSLICFAVLGLRDRSRANQPTPRITEDSPQPA
- a CDS encoding GNAT family N-acetyltransferase; the encoded protein is MEIREDDLTGKAIAQLLREHLDNMYAITPPESVHALGIEALRSPEISFWSAWEGDELLGCGALKQLDPYSGEIKSMRTANGHRRKGVAAKILEHIIQEAEQRGYDRLYLETGSFSEFAPARALYEKYGFEFCEPFADYTDDPNSVYMTKLL
- a CDS encoding cytochrome c oxidase subunit II, yielding MKNIPNSILTMLAGIALTLVSIWYGQNHGLLPVQASDDAGLVDGLFNTMLTVGTGIFLLVEGAIIVSAIRFRRRKGDNTDGPPIAGNIPLEIVWTAIPVFIVLFLSVYSFDVYRNLGGFDPDAIEATPEVQVAMADTDMATPIVNGQQRKTHSMHHHLALGVGADPQTQGKEPDLSVDVMGLQYAWIFTYPESGVTSGELHIPVNSDVKLTIKAQDVLHAFWLPEFRLKQDAIPGQPAELRFQPKREGEYPIVCAELCGPYHGAMGAKLYVDSQEAYDQWLQSQVVAQKGGDQTVAALTERTDIDRLAPVADQLGITAEALKSLQPAQPAA
- a CDS encoding glycoside hydrolase family 13 protein, translated to MDGREGKPPVKTPDWVKHAVFYQIFPDRFARGARPDNPDLVDIQFEGWESPPSLQGYKGGNLWGVTKQLDYLQGLGITAIYFTPIFQSASNHRYHTHDYYQVDPILGGNPAFFQMLEAAHNRGIKVVLDGVFNHASRGFFFFHDILENGPYSPWVNWFKIQGWPLSPYNGEHPANYVGWAGNRALPEFNHANPQVREYIMEIGEFWVRSGIDGWRLDVPFCIQEPGFWQEFRDRIKAINPEAYIVGEVWTDAREWLDGTQFDGVMNYLFTGPTIAFVAGDRVIPEMAEDRSYEPYPAIDAGQYATKMQRLLKLYPWEIQLAQLNLLASHDTARLISMAGGDWDSVKLANLLLLTFPGAPSIYYGDEVGLEGGLDPDSRRGFPLEASWKLDVLTCHRQLIALRHAHPALRTGNYQILGSEGMIYAFARIGSGEALIVAVNAGTTPAKITLEGIGNQLSHRSSELLYGQGEARWTGDTLTLELPERSGLVVG
- a CDS encoding heme o synthase yields the protein MQETTWTETPRHHQNLWQVMQSYWQLTKPRIIVLLLITTAGSMWIAAQGKVDPVLLLVTLVGGALAAASANVINCLYDRDIDYEMERTRHRPLPSGRIQPLHALLFAIALATISFSLLAVFANLLSACLAMSGIVTYVLVYTHWLKRHSTQNIVIGGAAGAIPPLVGWAAVTGDLSWAAWVFFAIVFFWTPPHFWALAMMIEKDYAKVGVPMLPCVAGRETTAKQIWIYTLLMLPITLLLVYPLHVMGLFYAIVAVGLGALFLAKAWALLSDPMDQQAARSLFKYSILYLMLLSAGMAIDSLPFTQTLNSTIAEGLNTVISSLPISL
- the ctaD gene encoding cytochrome c oxidase subunit I — protein: MTNAEMPIVANPPAAKQHGHAHKERRWQDYFTFNTDHKVIGIQYLVTSFIFYLIGGVMADVMRTELATPASDLVPPEMYNNLLTLHGTIMIFMWIVPAGAGLGNYLIPLMIGARDMAFPKLNALAFWMIPIGGVMLVGSLLIEAPQAGWTSYPPLSLVSGKVGEGIWIFSLLILGTSSILGAINFLTTILKMRVPSMGLNDMPVFCWSMLSTSALILLSTPVLAGALILLAFDLLVGTAFFNPLGGGDPIVYQHMFWFYSHPAVYIMILPLFGAISDIIPVHSRKPLFGYRAVAYSSVAIAFLGLIVWAHHMFTSGTPAWLRMFFMITTMVIAVPTGIKIFSWLGTMWGGKISLNSAMLFAMGFVGMFVIGGISGVMVASVPFDIHVHDTYFIVAHLHYVLFGGSVFGIFAAIYHWFPKMTGRMMNEPLGQIHFVLTLIGMNLTFMPMHKLGLMGMNRRIAMYDPRFTSLNQMATVGAYILAVSTFPFLINAIWSWWKGKPAADNPWNALTLEWMTTSPPAIENFEVLPVITHGPYDYGVDPEHDNRENEPPLTSPELQPDSSPLS
- a CDS encoding Crp/Fnr family transcriptional regulator: MLRYTIPMFQASTTIAPTHLPDLRQLLEEVYRGRSLQPYRSGQPIRMQPDEIFVVCRGVVQVGTLYDTGEEALLGLVCPSMPFGLPLAIIRPYQAAALTDVDVMRLRWAEVEQSPALSQGVFRHLTRRLQQTEALLSMVGYRRVEERLRHLLMLLQQEVGQPVPEGTRLTVRLTHQQLANAIGTTRVTVTRLLSQLQEEGWLMVDSSRHVILPPHATIA
- a CDS encoding cytochrome c oxidase subunit 3; this encodes MQGSIEGTAVDRVGQQYQTDSAAAHEEHPDHRIFGIIVFLVAESMIFLGLFVAYLTFRAVYPSWPPEGTPERELLLPGINTILLVSSSFVIHQADTAIKNNNVAKFRAWFAATGLMGAIFLVGQLYEYFHLEFGLKTNLYASTFYVLTGFHGLHVLFGLILILAVLWRSRSQNHYSSQHHFGIEAAELYWHFVDVVWVILFVLLYLL